In Papaver somniferum cultivar HN1 unplaced genomic scaffold, ASM357369v1 unplaced-scaffold_117, whole genome shotgun sequence, the DNA window CATGATCTGGTTTGTAAGTAACAAGTTTGATGATTCCTATGTATGTTGCACTGCTGCATCCTAGGTATGCCCGGATTGACTGCTTATGTTGGGTTCAATGAGCTTGCTTCTCCTAAAAAGGGAGAATCTGTGTATGTATCCGCTGCATCTGGTGCAGTTGGACAGCTTGTTGGCCAATTTGCTAAGTTGATGGGTTGTTATGTTGTTGGAAGTGCCGGATCCAAAGAAAAGGTGAGACAACCAAAAATGTCTCCGTACTCTTTCAACTGAGTGCTCAATTCTTAAATTCTTTTCTTGTTTGATGAAACTTCAGGTTGATTTATTGAAGAACAAGTTTAGATTTGATGATGCTTTCAACTATAAAGAAGAGCATGACTTGGCTGCAACATTGAAAAGGTCTGAATCCATATCCATTGGGCGGGACTTTTTATTAGTACCATTAATCATTTTAGTCTGaaccgttttttttttgctttattcATATCTTTGTTTATTATGTTCAGATCACATAGTTATTGTCTGACCAAAGCGAAATAAATTACCAGTGTTTGCAGCTCCTGATTCGTCTGAATATACTGGTGTGCGCTTTTGTGTGATCTGTTTCAGGTATTTCCCAAAGGGAATTGATATCTACTTTGAGAATGTGGGTGGAAAGATGCTCGAAGCTGTCCTCCCAAATATGGCTCTCCATGGTAGAATCTCTGTTTGTGGAATGATTTCACAGTACAATCTTGAGCAGCCTGACGGGGTTCACAACTTGTTTCTTCTTGTCGCTAAACGTGTTCGTATGAAAGggttttttattttagattaCCAACACCTTTACCCAAAGTTCTTGGAACTGATGAAGCAGTATTTCATGGAAGGAAAGTTGGTTTACGTTGAAGATATGGTGGAAGGTCTTGAGAGTGCTCCTGCTGCAATGGTAGGTCTTTTTAGTGGCCGAAATGTTGGGAAGCAGGTAGTCCGAGTTGCCCATGAATGATTACTTTTTATCGTTAGACTTGATTTTAGCTTGTGGTCAATCAATATGATGTAAACGAAATTTCGTTCCATCGCCTCAGTTGTCAAtatgacttcttttctttctttctttctttcttttttctgcaTAATTTGCACGGCTCATTCTTCATCCTGTCTTTTCATTATTGCTCGCAAACCCACCTGTCAGTGAGTGCACAAATTATCTGCTCATGCTGGAGTGAATTTGCAGCAGAATGCGATTAGTGTAAATCTGAAAAACACGATACGTAGGTAAAAAAACGGATGTACCGATACGTTATAATTGAAGGCTCCTATATTGACACGTTACCACATCCATTTTTCCTCGCTCCCTTCTCTCCCAGACGGCCGAAACCCAACAGAGAAAGCTttacaaaaatttcatttttctgCTTAAAGGTTGGTTTTTCCACCATCAAATCTAGAAACCCAGAGAAGAAAAAGTGGCATACTTTTGGATTTAAAGAAGAGCACGACTTTTGAGAAGGTTTGTAACCATTTTCTTGTTTGCGTCTTTGATATGTTTGTTTAAATGACCAATAGCCTGAAGTGACTGACGCTGCTTCCCTCGGAAAAAATCATTTCTCTCTTTAATTGGAAACCCATTTTGATACAGATCGCAAGCATCAAATCACAATCTACAAGTATCACTGTATCAGTGTTTTCAGTTCCTAATTTGTTTGAATTTAATTGTGATGTGCTCTTTGACTAAAGATTTTCAAGAAATATCAGGTCATGTCTTGCAAGTTTGACAAATTATGTTCTTCTGTGACTAATTGGTAATTGAATCCCGATCTTGTCTTAAGTACCAAACAGGAGTACCGTCCGTTCTAATATGTGGTCAAACTGTTTTGGTGTATGTTGCACAGCTAAGCTAAGATGGTTCATTCTGTAGTACCGAAAGCAGTTGGCAATGATCCTGGATTCTCCCATTTGAAATGAACCTATCTAACAGAAGGTATGTGAGGTTTCTTTTCCAATTTAGCACATCGTTCCACATACGCTACCAATTTTGTAAGCAAATAAATATTGGAATTTTGTGTAAATGCAAGTTGTCATCTATGCCAGATAGGTAGTTTAATTAAAATCTCTTGATTTTTTAAGCGTCCGTGCTTCCCAGGTGGACACTTTTATAGTGAGTTCACATGATAAACGCATCCTAATAGTTTATTCCAGTTGGTAAGAATGTCTTCAATCAATCAGTTTTTCTTATCCTAAAATTCAATATAAAGAAAATCCTCAGGAAGTCGTTGACATTAAGAAACACCAGAAAGTGAAAACCGTGATTAATTGAAGAGAGTAGTTAAAGTTAGAGAATTACAATCAGTTTCAGAAACCCATTGATCTGTTCTGTTTtagagaaagataaaaaaaaatggcaaaCGCAGATGAAGTTAGTAACAAGCAAATTATTTTTAGAGATTACATATGTGGGTTTCCAAAAGAAACAGATATGTTACTAAGTACAACTGGAACAATTAGATTGAAAGTTCCCGAAGGATCAAATTCTGTTCTGTTGAAGAATCTTTACTTATCTTGTGATCCTTATATGAGAGGTAGGATGACCCAGTCTGATAGTTATGTTGCTGCTTTTACTCCTGGGAAAGTAAGACTCTTATCTCACAGTTGTTTTtcaatgtccaattttgggtgtctttgaaattttttaattgtttttttttttcttaagataaTAATCATTGTCAAATTTTGGATATCATAATGAGTTCATCGGGTAGCTAAGATGTTCATAAAATTGCAATCTTGGTAGTTCTTACTATAATTTTATCACCCCCATCTTATGGAATTCAATAGAATTCCCAATTAGTAATAGTCAAATGATTCATATGTTGGAAATAGTTAAAATTGTTGTCTTTAGTTTTGAAGGAATATGGATATTCAACTTTTTTATTTATTCTATAATGTAAACAGAAAAACATTCCATTCATGTCTTTGACGACAAGCTGTATCTTGATTCTCCCAAATGACATGGTTTTGTATGAATTTGGGTCTTACAAACGTGTTATTTTCTATATCAGATAACTGTGGTATGATTATTTGGTCTCAATTTTACTAAGGCTGATAGTTGGGTTTGTGGTGCTTTGACTCCAGGGATAAGCAAGACTAGTATCTAATTCTTTTGTATATCTTTGATAAAAATTCGTTTCACTTCATTTGAGTGATATAATTATATATGAATGAATTTGGACCACAAAAACAACGCCACTTTCTGTGTCGAACTATGGTAATGACTATTTCGTCTCGTTATAAGGGCCAAAATTTTATCTGAAAACCTTTTTGCTTGACATTAGTACTATTAGGCATGATGTGTGAACTAACCCTTTACCACCAGTTGCATGTTGCCAATGCCATGTTGGTCAATCTTGTTGGTTTTGGAATGCATTCCGTAGAAGTTACATACCCTGCTCATGGTTGTCCACTTGTCCAGCTTAGCTCTTCATTGTCTTGGATCTACAATGCCAGATCCGTTCCGTCTGTATCTGCGATGGATCGTATATAGAATTCTATTTACTATTTATGCTTTGTCAGTAAAGTCTTTTTTGGTTATCTCTTTTTTTGGGGGGTTGACATTTTAAATATGTGCAGCCAATCACTGGGTATGCTGTTTCCGAAGTGTTAGACTCGGGAAACCCAAACTTCGAGAAAGGTGATTATGTGTGGGGGTTTGCTGGATGGGAGCAGTACAGTTTCATCGAGAATCCTCACCCTATGTCCCTAATGAAAATAAGCTACACTGACGTTCCTCTTTCATATTACACAGGAATCCTTGGTAAGTTGTTAGTTAACTGAATACCTGTAATTTATATCTGATGTCTTAAAGAAACTGTAAACTTTAACAGCTGATTGCATATGCTTTCATGAATTTTAGGTTACTAGTTTGTTGATTCTTCTGTGTATGTTACATTTTTGCACCTAGGTATGACCGGTATGACTGCTTATGTTGGGTTCAATGTGCTTGCTTCGCCTAAAAAGGGAGAATCTGTATATGTATCTGCCGCATCTGGTGCAGTTGGACAGATGGTTGGCCAATTTGCAAAACTCATGGGTTGTTATGTTGTTGGAAGTGCTGGATCTAAAGAAAAGGTGAGAGTACGATGCACCTAATTCTCACCTGGACACAAAAGAAGTTTAAACTCTGGCAACTCAGTGCTCTATTGATAATTATCTTTGTTTGTCTTGTTTGATGAAATTTCAGGTTGATTTATTGAAGAACAAGTTTGGATTTGATGATGCTTTTAATTATAAAGACGAGCCTGACTGGACTGCAACTTTGAAAAGGTCTGAACTTGCATTTTATTTTGTAGGAATTTTTGATAGTACCATTAATCAGATAAGTTGATAACCATATTCTCGCTTTTGgtttgttatatctttgtttacATTAACCCATATTTTGATGCCAACACGGTAACACCAAATGGAGAGTGTCATTTGTCTCTTTCAGTTGAAACTTGAAACTATAGGAGAAGAAAGCATCAGATCACCTAGCTTTTGTCAGGCCAAAACACCACCAGTTTTTTCCAACTCCTAATTTGGTGTATGCATCTGTCTTTGATGTTTTAGGTATTTCCCTAAGGGAATCGATATCTACTTTGAGAATGTGGGTGGAAAGATGCTTGAGGCTGTCCTCCCAAATATGGCTATCCATGGTAGAATCCCTGTCTGTGGAATGATTTCACAGTACAATCTTCAGCAACAAGATGGGGTTCACAACTTAACTCAACTTCTCAAGAAACGTGTTCGTATGGAAGGGTTTAATGTTTCTGATCATTATCACCTTTACCCAAAGTTCATGGAACTGATGAAGCAGTATTTCACGGATGAAAAGTTAGTTTATGTTGAAGATATGGTGGAAGGTATTGAGAGTGCTCCTGCTGCGTTAATTGGTCTTTTTACTGGCCAAAACGTTGGGAAGCAGGTTGTCAAAGTTTCTCATGAATGATTTACTTCATATGTGAAATTTATTTCTCCTTGGAACTCTAATCTAAGAACAAACATGATGTGAAACACACTGTTGGGACTTGGGATGTGGTTAATAACTGGCTTGCTAGTGAATTCTATTATCCATGgaatagtttttcttttttcctcttttgttgtttagCTGGACTTTGTGTGGTCCCTTCATTTGATTGAAGTAAAACAAATTTTCGGAGTAAATTTTATTCCTCTAGAATCTCCGCGATTTACTAACAGATCAAAGGTGAAAAGTTTCGAGCCACTCGACAAGAAAATGAGCAGTAGACATCAATCTTACAATGTTAGGGCGAGTTGTAGGAATAGTGAGAGAACAATTAGAGATGAATTGAGGCATAACTTAGTTTGGATTAAACAAAAGAAGAAGTCGGGGTTTATAATTTGATTTTGGGTAAGAAGTAGGATTGTTAGATAGTAAAAAAATTAAGACTTGTTTGGTAATTTTGATGTtcgttttaacttaaattttttaAGCTGTAGTTAATAAAAGCATGGGCTACTTAAGAGATGTCCTTCATGAATGGTTAAATCAATAGTTCAATGATAATAGCAGGGGTGATTCTAAATTCTGtagcaggaaaaaaaaaaaaggggtaGAATAATACCAATACCGCAAAAAACAATTGTTggatttat includes these proteins:
- the LOC113329924 gene encoding 2-alkenal reductase (NADP(+)-dependent)-like — encoded protein: MGSGDEMSNKRIIFRDYISGFPKESDMIPTTDTIKLKVPEGSNSVLLKNLYLSCDPYMRGRMTQSDSYVPAFTPGEPIIGYAVSEVLDSGNPNFKKGDYVWGLVGWEQYSLIENPHAMALTKIDYTDVPLSYYTGILGMPGLTAYVGFNELASPKKGESVYVSAASGAVGQLVGQFAKLMGCYVVGSAGSKEKVDLLKNKFRFDDAFNYKEEHDLAATLKRYFPKGIDIYFENVGGKMLEAVLPNMALHGRISVCGMISQYNLEQPDGVHNLFLLVAKRVRMKGFFILDYQHLYPKFLELMKQYFMEGKLVYVEDMVEGLESAPAAMVGLFSGRNVGKQVVRVAHE
- the LOC113329923 gene encoding 2-alkenal reductase (NADP(+)-dependent)-like isoform X2 — its product is MSLMKISYTDVPLSYYTGILGMTGMTAYVGFNVLASPKKGESVYVSAASGAVGQMVGQFAKLMGCYVVGSAGSKEKVDLLKNKFGFDDAFNYKDEPDWTATLKRYFPKGIDIYFENVGGKMLEAVLPNMAIHGRIPVCGMISQYNLQQQDGVHNLTQLLKKRVRMEGFNVSDHYHLYPKFMELMKQYFTDEKLVYVEDMVEGIESAPAALIGLFTGQNVGKQVVKVSHE
- the LOC113329923 gene encoding 2-alkenal reductase (NADP(+)-dependent)-like isoform X1, whose amino-acid sequence is MANADEVSNKQIIFRDYICGFPKETDMLLSTTGTIRLKVPEGSNSVLLKNLYLSCDPYMRGRMTQSDSYVAAFTPGKPITGYAVSEVLDSGNPNFEKGDYVWGFAGWEQYSFIENPHPMSLMKISYTDVPLSYYTGILGMTGMTAYVGFNVLASPKKGESVYVSAASGAVGQMVGQFAKLMGCYVVGSAGSKEKVDLLKNKFGFDDAFNYKDEPDWTATLKRYFPKGIDIYFENVGGKMLEAVLPNMAIHGRIPVCGMISQYNLQQQDGVHNLTQLLKKRVRMEGFNVSDHYHLYPKFMELMKQYFTDEKLVYVEDMVEGIESAPAALIGLFTGQNVGKQVVKVSHE